One Colius striatus isolate bColStr4 chromosome 7, bColStr4.1.hap1, whole genome shotgun sequence DNA segment encodes these proteins:
- the TMC3 gene encoding transmembrane channel-like protein 3 produces the protein MAAASGSAAAKTAKSCKKYRTAKRHTGIYTYQEPPHSNSDDDIGEEKPESHDPEQIFQNIQYQKEIMSNIRCRPWPMRQKLKALRQAKEIVLKYEGRLTRTRGYQAAGAELWRKFIRLAYNFVVIFIPWEMRIKKIESHFGSGVASYFIFLRWLFGINIVLTIMTGAFVVLPELLAGAPFGSTVSKTIPKEHIASAQDLDTIWSLGGYLQYSVLFYGYYGRDRKIGKAGYRLPLAYFLVGMAVFAYSFIILLKKMAKNSRMSLASASDENYTFCWRLFCAWDYLIGNPEAAESKAAAIVNSIREAILEEQEKKKSKNLAVTISLRIIANILVLLSLAGSIYIIYFVVDRSQRLERTKKELTLWEKNEVSVVVSLITMIAPSAFELVAALEMYHPRTTLRFQLARVLVLYLGNLYSLIIALLDKVDSMSVTDSDVNNDASNSTTFLATKTLSKEENLSTVIPDVQIKQNGIVTLGESHTRGLMTSDSLTNKTVSFKTQNPQDQCWETYVGQEMLKLSIIDMIFTVASILLIDFFRGLCVRYLSDCWCWDLESKFPEYGEFKIAENVLHLVYNQGMIWMGAFFSPCLPAFNVLKLIGLMYLRSWAVLTCNVPHQQVFRASRSNNFYLAMLLFMLFLCMLPTIFAIARYKPSLSCGPFSGQEKIYDIVSETIQNDFPTWFNTVITYISSPVVVLPALLLLFMLIYYLQSIARSLKFTNNQLRMKIQTERSEDKKKVVQMAVARIQNLDGNDKRPEQESDMISQESSVRSSTPRKNGSVLNFESPVGKGARIQTISQCVPQTVPSSDVARPINSTTTTSISLTPAPSLSSVQKPRNHRITNRYPSVVHGSASELCRTKPYTPVTFKKHSEDIHSEPLFRKGIRQVNPDALEAGAPVFVGRRPYASRYFIINENESRKKSLHSTSRLQRHFRKDESSDIIELYPRNVRRYVVRTPHQMYSPHPSDDEEDEEELGKEFRNRSHRPRSLSDLRPAPRFYIGERADGHILTSKDLARVHCKSWDDGFELDLDRPPYAYRKVHLNYAEPRMKPKSKQKLEQSLTESDSISIESSSDPQNSSNDQYIQVIHSKEKYSKSGTKLSKKKSKNSVDLNMSEPNELVCSNV, from the exons CTTTGGAGGAAGTTTATTCGTCTTGCATATAATTTTGTGGTAATCTTTATTCCTTGGGAAATGCgaataaagaaaatagaga GTCATTTTGGGTCTGGCGTTGCCTCTTACTTCATCTTCTTGAGATGGCTATTTGGAATCAATATTGTACTTACCATAATGACAGGAGCATTTGTTGTCTTACCAGAG cTACTAGCCGGAGCACCGTTTGGCAGCACAGTCAGCAAGACCATTCCCAAGGAGCATATTGCATCTGCTCAAGACCTGGACACCATCTGGTCACTAGGG GGCTATCTCCAgtactctgttttgttttatggcTACTACGGTCGTGACAGGAAGATTGGGAAAGCTGGATATCGACTGCCTCTTGCCTACTTCCTTGTTGGAATGGCAGTGTTTGCTTACAGCTTCATCATTCtcttaaaaaa AATGGCAAAGAACTCAAGAATGAGTTTAGCAAGTGCCTCTGATGAAAATTACACTTTCTGTTGGAGACTGTTCTGCGCTTGGGACTATTTGATAGGAAACCctgaggctgcagagagcaaagCTGCTGCCATAGTTAATAGCATTAGG GAAGCTATATTGgaagagcaggaaaagaagaaaagcaaaaacct ggcAGTGACTATCAGCTTAAGAATTATTGCAAATATCCTTGTGCTTCTCTCCCTTGCTGGAAGTATTTACATCATATATTTTGTCGTGGATCGATCCCAGAGGTTGGAGCGCACCAAAAAGGAACTGactctttgggaaaaaaatgag GTAAGCGTAGTTGTGTCACTGATTACAATGATTGCCCCTTCTGCTTTTGAACTTGTGGCAGCTCTGGAAATGTACCATCCAAGGACCACTCTTCGCTTCCAACTTGCCAG ggtTCTTGTTTTATACTTGGGAAACCTCTACAGTTTAATCATTGCTCTCCTGGATAAAGTGGACAGTATGAGTGTCACT GACTCTGATGTTAACAACGATGCAAGTAATTCTACCACCTTCCTAGCAACCAAAACCCtttctaaagaagaaaatttatcTACAGTTATTCCTGACGTACAAATTAAGCAAAATGGCATTGTCACATTGGGAGAGAGTCACACTCGAGGCTTGATGACCTCTGACTCATTGACTAACAAAACAGTTTCCTTTAAGACCCAGAACCCACAGGATCAGTGCTGGGAGACATATGTTGGCCAA GAGATGTTAAAGCTTTCAATTATCGACATGATTTTCACAGTCGCGAGCATCCTGCTAATTGATTTTTTCCGTGGACTGTGTGTCCGATACTTAAGTGACTGCTGGTGCTGGGATCTAGAAAGCAAATTT CCAGAATATGGAGAATTCAAAATTGCAGAGAATGTGTTGCATTTGGTCTACAACCAAGGGATGATCTG GATGGGAGCTTTCTTTTCACCTTGCTTACCAGCATTCAATGTACTCAAGTTGATTGGACTCATGTACCTGAGGAGTTGGGCTGTGTTAACGTGTAATGTACCACATCAGCAGGTTTTCAGAGCATCTCG ATCCAATAATTTCTACTTGGCCATGTTGCTGTTCATGTTGTTCTTATGCATGTTGCCAACAATTTTTGCCATCGCCCGATATAAGCCATCATTAAGCTGTGGTCCCTTCAG TggacaagaaaaaatatatgatATTGTTTCTGAAACGATTCAAAATGATTTTCCCACATGGTTCAACACAGTGATTACTTACATCAGCAGTCCTGTGGTTGTCCTCCCTGCATTACTACTTTTATT CATGCTAATTTATTACCTGCAAAGTATTGCAAGATCATTAAAATTCACCAACAATCAACTGAGAATGAAGATCCAAACA GAAAGAAGTGAAGATAAGAAAAAGGTGGTTCAGATGGCAGTGG ccaGAATCCAAAATCTGGATGGGAATGACAAGAGACCAGAGCAAGAAAGTGATATGATCAGCCAGGAGTCTTCTGTTCGCTCCTCAACTCCCCGGAAGAATGGCAGTGTCTTGAACTTTGAATCTCCTGTGGGCAAAGGCGCCAGAATACAAACCATTTCCCAGTGTGTACCCCAAACCGTGCCCTCAAGCGATGTTGCAAGACCTATCAACTCAACTACCACAACTTCAATCTCTTTAACGCCAGCTCCCTCATTATCAAGTGTACAGAAACCACGGAACCATCGCATCACAAACAG GTACCCAAGTGTTGTGCATGGCAGCGCGAGCGAACTCTGTAGAACAAAGCCCTACACACCAGTGACTTTCAAAAAGCACAGCGAAGACATTCATTCTGAGCCTCTCTTCAGGAAAGGCATTCGGCAGGTAAATCCGGATGCCCTTGAGGCAGGGGCTCCTGTTTTTGTGGGACGTAGACCATATGCTAGCAGGTATTTTATTATTAATGAAAACGAGTCCCGCAAAAAATCCCTCCATTCGACCTCCCGACTCCAAAGGCACTTCAGAAAGGACGAATCGAGTGACATTATTGAGTTGTATCCACGCAATGTCAGAAGATACGTGGTTCGAACACCACACCAGATGTATTCCCCTCATCCCAGTGACgatgaggaagatgaagaggaaCTTGGGAAAGAATTTAGGAACAGATCCCATCGCCCTCGCTCACTGTCTGATCTTCGCCCAGCACCACGATTTTACATTGGGGAACGTGCCGATGGCCACATTCTTACAAGCAAGGATCTAGCCAGAGTGCATTGCAAATCCTGGGATGATGGTTTTGAGTTAGACCTGGACAGGCCTCCATACGCTTACAGGAAAGTGCACCTGAACTATGCTGAGCCACGCATGAAaccaaaatcaaagcaaaagctGGAGCAATCACTAACAGAATCTGATTCCATTTCCATTGAATCCAGCAGCGATccacagaacagcagcaatGACCAGTACATTCAGGTCATTCATAGCAAGGAAAAGTATTCAAAATCGGGGACAAAACtcagcaaaaagaaatcaaagaacaGTGTTGATCTAAATATGTCTGAGCCAAATGAACTGGTGTGCTCAAACGTCTGA